The Procambarus clarkii isolate CNS0578487 chromosome 24, FALCON_Pclarkii_2.0, whole genome shotgun sequence genome includes a region encoding these proteins:
- the LOC138368207 gene encoding LOW QUALITY PROTEIN: DNA repair protein complementing XP-C cells-like (The sequence of the model RefSeq protein was modified relative to this genomic sequence to represent the inferred CDS: inserted 1 base in 1 codon): MAVHRSGTVNCEQPSRKKTLHTRSASVLPNKSDTQINPNMKKELSRIRTRGDTENMAVATNEESKRKSRSQSKEQKSKPSLVTNEITSKQNSVRNRRKPKSEKELHGDKNVKVDYHNKDFEDDNLDFTVIEQKIFEGFPLGANSRRGQSSTRGKTKKEIEKKLSASSEKKKSFINPSKENAAHEKKNVANKSSPNPPTTINKKGGKNTLPKSKQSKPKAIDKEKTRTPNKDTRKKSGAKSKKKSSITASDSDMSDWEEVDEMEGVDETVELLSGSHSTQSKPEGVQIELDAPDVLWGVRKRKKRTHEEMIEDYLRKKVNRSIKEVHENMHKVHLLCLFAHGRYVNKLLNSDELLGVALSIITDKNNYPPKRLDINYLEKFVGWFSRKVQVKPEDVEENYWHRPLKKTLALRFEKKKACLDQELVYMFILIFRALGVNARLVLSLQPMSWKPSAENLIKPPKKEEKNVFQAPSCSWDAKSSIDNVKINCSRAKGDNSNKKMLSSDSETEVQRNKSGHAKKTNKKENHIEKRKSLSDDGGDSDFDPNPVKVKKGPKSLTERRRSSNKRRSSEANETTDKGKKCGKDEAMKTKRSKGDPLIEWAEVYVEEEEKWVCVDVIRGKIHCIAHIEARMPAGSGYITAYNANLTVKDVTRRYISSWLSNENKIRCCSKWWEKTLRPFTGQRTRLDKVEDKEMDQNLREQPLPRSIGEYKNHPLYALQRHLLKFEAIYPPDVSPVGFFKNEPVYPRDSIYNLHSRDTWMKEAKSVRVDEEPYKVVKARPKWDRIGCKLIKDLPLELFGEWQVEDYEPPVAAGGKVPRNEYGNVELFKARMLPKGCVHIPIAGLNRVARKLNIDCAPAMVGFDFHSGWTHPVYEGYVICEEFKDILMDAWNEEQKEQARRLEEKRQKRIYDNWKRLIQGILVKERVREKYGTGSQSDEEEEEKIVKEKMEEKKKSTKRKITQEDIAAAKPLITHTIRNLRIDLSSNVVEMARKSRNRTMKTKNCVKRDFTKNKTNKDSMTDLVGTDKESESDNEQKKEKIRAILQWGNKTVMHNPDLSDDSDMENDSQPSSSKSPIKFSDSFYNSKIKTSIRKQGKPKSKSKSVTIESESQXPSDSECETAVSSSRSTTPEPDARKVSKLALRRTSRRSTKKNIKTYKESEQESEGDISIDESDCDDKSYDPKKEMKRADEQVLNLSEGSESS; encoded by the exons ATGGCTGTTCATAGATCTGGCACTGTAAATTGTGAACAACCATCAAGGAAAAAAACCCTGCATACGAGGTCTGCTAGTGTTCTTCCCAATAAATCGGATACTCAGATAAATCCAAACATGAAAAAGGAACTCTCACGTATAAGAACTCGGGGAGATACTGAAAATATGGCTGTTGCAACTAATGAAGAATCAAAAAGAAAATCAAGATCGCAGAGTAAAGAACAAAAATCTAAACCATCGTTAGTTACAAACGAGATTACAAGTAAACAAAATTCTGTAAGAAATAGAAGAAAGCCAAAATCCGAAAAGGAATTGCATGGTGACAAAAATGTAAAGGTAGACTATCATAATAAAGATTTTGAGGATGATAATTTGGATTTTACAGTAATAGAACAAAAGATATTTGAAGGATTCCCCTTGGGAGCAAATTCTAGAAGAGGACAATCCTCAACAAGAGGGAAAACTAAAAaggaaattgaaaaaaaattatcAGCATCTTCTGAGAAAAAGAAAAGTTTTATTAATCCAAGCAAAGAAAATGCTGCTCATGAAAAAAAGAATGTTGCAAACAAAAGCAGCCCAAATCCCCCAACAACAATTAATAAAAAAGGTGGAAAGAATACATTACCCAAATCAAAACAATCAAAACCTAAAGCTATAGATAAAGAAAAAACTCGTACACCAAATAAGGATACAAGAAAGAAAAGTGGTGCAAAGTCGAAAAAGAAGTCATCCATTACAGCTTCAGATTCTGATATGAGTGACTGGGAGGAAGTAGATGAAATGGAAGGAGTTGATGAAACTGTGGAGCTGCTCTCTGGGTCTCACTCGACTCAATCAAAACCCGAGGGGGTCCAGATTGAGCTTGATGCCCCAGATGTCCTGTGGGGTGTACGCAAGAGAAAGAAGCGAACTCATGAGGAGATG attgAAGACTACTTGCGGAAGAAAGTTAATCGATCCATTAAAGAAGTTCACGAAAATATGCATAAAGTACATCTTCTATGCCTCTTTGCCCATGGGAGGTATGTTAACAAGCTTTTGAACTCTGATGAACTTCTTGGTGTTGCCCTCTCCATTATTACTGACAAGAATAACTATCCACCCAAGAGACTGGATATCAATTACCTGGAAAAGTTTGTTGGTTGGTTTTCAAGGAAAGTTCAAGTAAAACCCGAGGATGTGGAGGAGAATTATTGGCATCGTCCACTGAAGAAAACGTTGGCGCTGAGGTTTGAGAAAAAAAAGGCATGTTTAGATCAAGAACTTGTGTATATGTTTATTCTGATTTTCCGTGCTCTTGGAGTAAATGCACGTTTGGTATTGTCCCTCCAGCCAATGAGCTGGAAACCAAGTGCTGAGAATTTAATTAAGCCACCaaaaaaagaagagaaaaatGTATTCCAAGCACCATCTTGTTCTTGGGATGCTAAAAGCTCTATTGACAATGTTAAGATAAACTGTAGTAGGGCAAAAGGAGATAATTCTAATAAGAAAATGTTATCGTCTGATTCTGAAACTGAAGTTCAAAGAAACAAGTCTGGACATGCAAAGAAAACAAATAAGAAAGAAAATCATATTGAGAAAAGAAAATCTCTCAGTGATGATGGGGGAGATAGTGACTTTGATCCCAACCCTGTTAAGGTTAAGAAAGGACCAAAATCGCTAACTGAAAGGCGTAGAAGTTCAAACAAGAGAAGAAGCTCTGAGGCAAATGAAACCACAGATAAGGGAAAGAAATGTGGAAAAGATGAAGCAATGAAGACTAAAAGAAGTAAGGGTGATCCTCTGATTGAATGGGCAGAAGTTTATGTAGAAGAGGAGGAGAAATGGGTGTGTGTCGACGTTATAAGAGGCAAAATTCATTGTATAGCGCATATTGAG GCACGTATGCCAGCTGGATCAGGATATATCACCGCCTACAATGCCAATCTGACAGTGAAGGATGTAACACGGCGTTATATTTCAAGTTGGCTCTCcaatgaaaataaa ATTCGGTGTTGTAGTAAATGGTGGGAGAAGACGCTAAGGCCTTTTACGGGACAAAGGACTCGACTAGATAAAGTGGAGGATAAGGAAATGGACCAAAATCTTCGTGAACAGCCTCTGCCAAGAAGCATTGGGGA GTACAAAAACCATCCGTTATATGCTTTGCAACGCCACCTTCTAAAGTTTGAGGCAATTTATCCGCCTGATGTCTCTCCTGTTGGATTTTTCAAGAATGAACCGGTTTATCCACGTGATAGCATTTACAATTTACATTCTCGGGACACCTGGATGAAGGAGGCCAAGTCAGTGAGAGTTGATGAAGAACCATACAAGGTTGTAAAAGCACGGCCAAAATGGGATAGG ATTGGCTGCAAACTGATCAAAGATCTGCCACTAGAACTGTTTGGAGAGTGGCAGGTGGAAGATTATGAGCCTCCAGTGGCTGCAGGAGGAAAAGTGCCTCGCAATGAATATGGGAATGTGGAACTATTCAAAGCAAGAATGCTACCCAAGGGCTGTGTACATATTCCAA TTGCCGGCCTCAATCGTGTAGCTCGCAAGCTGAATATTGACTGTGCTCCAGCAATGGTAGGATTTGATTTTCACTCTGGCTGGACTCATCCTGTCTATGAAGGCTATGTAATTTGTGAAGAGTTCAAAGACATCCTAATGGACGCTTGGAATGAG GAACAAAAAGAGCAAGCTAGAAGGTTAGAAGAAAAGAGGCAGAAAAGAATTTATGACAATTGGAAGAGGCTGATTCAAGGAATTTTGGTGAAGGAAAGAGTAAGGGAAAAATATGGAACTGGTTCTCAATCTgatgaagaggaagaggagaaaaTAGTCAAAGAAAAGATGGAAGAGAAGAAAAAATCCACAAAAAGAAAGATTACACAAGAGGATATTGCTGCTGCTAAGCCTCTCATTACACACACAATTAGAAACCTTAGAATAGATTTGAGTTCCAACGTTGTGGAGATGGCCAGGAAGAGTAGAAACAGAACAATGAAGACAAAAAATTGTGTAAAGAGAGATTTTACCAAGAACAAAACAAACAAGGATTCTATGACAGACTTAGTTGGCACCGACAAGGAAAGTGAATCGGATAATGAGCAAAAGAAAGAAAAAATCAGAGCTATTCTCCAATGGGGAAATAAAACTGTGATGCATAATCCAGATCTTAGTGATGACAGTGATATGGAGAacgattctcagccctcttcttcaAAGAGTCCTATTAAATTTTCTGATTCATTTTATAATTCCAAAATTAAAACCAGCATCAGAAAACAAGGCAAGCCCAAAAGCAAATCCAAAAGCGTAACTATAGAATCTGAAAGTC ATCCATCGGATTCTGAATGCGAGACAGCTGTATCATCTAGCCGTTCAACTACTCCTGAACCTGATGCAAGAAAAGTTAGCAAGCTGGCCTTGAGAAGAACGTCTCGCAGGtccacaaagaaaaatattaaaacTTACAAAGAGAGTGAGCAGGAAAGTGAGGGTGACATTTCAATTGACGAGAGTGATTGTGACGATAAATCGTATGATCCTAAGAAAGAAATGAAAAGAGCAGATGAGCAGGTCTTAAATTTAAGTGAAGGGAGTGAGAGTAGCTAA
- the LOC123761636 gene encoding uncharacterized protein isoform X2 gives MSVEGETTALLGYGRGGPPRLTEIPRTPPRSVFEAPDTSLLQSKGPGPPPPPPGIGMATAVCYILGVFGVVPVVSLPGAIAYCGWFGFVVFGVLVLVQVYTAVLLGKCWLFLEMFWPREAILQRRYPYPALAEKAGGTTLRRVVSVMQDVAIFGAAVPFMLLASDTLQELVERLSGVDFSFCYWLLITTLVLTPLLWLGTPKDLGVVTWIGAGCMVIVSVLTLAGLVLNAPQQFDPPPTVPSFATVAYCFGAVAFQFDIHPMILTVQMDMQHKDRLPLALIIAFIIGVCLFGGISLVAFFFFGSSVKTNILNNLSPGVLLYINMVIVSVQILMCLVLGINTLFQDLENSLRIPDEFGWRRICLRTTVMLLVLFLCESVPHFGVAIELVGGLLVTPFIFFFPATFHIIIKKKATGQLDVKDIVLAANIMFLGVVGCIAATTDSFINVAILKDFAPPCYINITAASTLTEGSGLPGPKVP, from the exons GGACcggggccgccgccgccgccgccagggATCGGGATGGCGACAGCAGTGTGTTACATCCTGGGAGTGTTTGGGGTCGTGCCCGTcgtctccctgcccggcgccattGCTTACTGTG GTTGGTTTGGGTTCGTAGTGTTcggggtgctggtgctggtgcaggtGTACACGGCCGTGCTGCTGGGGAAGTGTTGGCTCTTCCTGGAGATGTTCTGGCCCAGGGAGGCCATCTTACAACGCCG GTACCCATACCCGGCCTTGGCTGAGAAAGCTGGCGGCACCACACTGAGGAGAGTCGTCTCCGTCATGCAAGATGTTGCAATTTTTGGTGCAGCGGTTCCGTTCATGCTCCTTG CCTCCGACACCCTGCAGGAGCTGGTGGAGAGGCTGTCTGGAGTGGACTTCTCCTTCTGCTACTGGCTGCTCATCACCACCCTCGTCCTCACCCCGCTCCTCTGGCTTGGCACGCCCAAAGATTTAGG TGTGGTGACATGGATCGGAGCAGGCTGCATGGTGATCGTCAGCGTCTTGACTCTCGCTGGTTTAGTTCTCAATGCTCCTCAACAGTTTGATCCACCTCCTACAGTTCCATCTTTTGCTACTGTTGCGTATTGCTTCGGGGCCGTGGCCTTTCAG TTTGACATCCACCCAATGATCTTGACGGTACAGATGGACATGCAACACAAGGACAGGCTTCCACTTGCTCTCATCATTGCCTTCATTA TTGGAGTCTGTCTCTTCGGTGGGATCTCTCTTGTAGCCTTCTTCTTCTTCGGCTCCTCGGTCAAGACCAACATCTTGAATAACCTCTCCCCCGGTGTTCTCCTCTACATCAACATGGTGATCGTCTCCGTGCAG ATACTCATGTGTCTTGTACTTGGCATCAATACACTTTTCCAAGACCTGGAGAATTCTCTTCGTATTCCCGATG agtttggtTGGCGGCGCATTTGTCTTCGAACGACAGTGATGCTCCTGGTCCTTTTCCTGTGTGAATCTGTTCCACATTTTGGGGTTGCCATTGAACTGGTTGGTGGACTGCTGGTCACTCCATTTATATTCTTCTTTCCCGCAACATTCCACATTATTATTAAG AAAAAAGCAACTGGCCAACTGGATGTGAAGGATATTGTTTTAGCAGCGAATATAATGTTTTTGGGAGTCGTGGGATGCATTGCTGCAACTACCGATAGCTTTATCAATGTAGCTATATTAAAAGACTTTGCTCCACCGTGTTACATTAACATAACAGCAGCATCAACTTTAACAGAGGGATCAGGATTACCTGGTCCTAAGGTTCCATAA
- the LOC123761636 gene encoding uncharacterized protein isoform X1, with amino-acid sequence MSVEGETTALLGYGRGGPPRLTEIPRTPPRSVFEAPDTSLLQSKQGPGPPPPPPGIGMATAVCYILGVFGVVPVVSLPGAIAYCGWFGFVVFGVLVLVQVYTAVLLGKCWLFLEMFWPREAILQRRYPYPALAEKAGGTTLRRVVSVMQDVAIFGAAVPFMLLASDTLQELVERLSGVDFSFCYWLLITTLVLTPLLWLGTPKDLGVVTWIGAGCMVIVSVLTLAGLVLNAPQQFDPPPTVPSFATVAYCFGAVAFQFDIHPMILTVQMDMQHKDRLPLALIIAFIIGVCLFGGISLVAFFFFGSSVKTNILNNLSPGVLLYINMVIVSVQILMCLVLGINTLFQDLENSLRIPDEFGWRRICLRTTVMLLVLFLCESVPHFGVAIELVGGLLVTPFIFFFPATFHIIIKKKATGQLDVKDIVLAANIMFLGVVGCIAATTDSFINVAILKDFAPPCYINITAASTLTEGSGLPGPKVP; translated from the exons CAGGGACcggggccgccgccgccgccgccagggATCGGGATGGCGACAGCAGTGTGTTACATCCTGGGAGTGTTTGGGGTCGTGCCCGTcgtctccctgcccggcgccattGCTTACTGTG GTTGGTTTGGGTTCGTAGTGTTcggggtgctggtgctggtgcaggtGTACACGGCCGTGCTGCTGGGGAAGTGTTGGCTCTTCCTGGAGATGTTCTGGCCCAGGGAGGCCATCTTACAACGCCG GTACCCATACCCGGCCTTGGCTGAGAAAGCTGGCGGCACCACACTGAGGAGAGTCGTCTCCGTCATGCAAGATGTTGCAATTTTTGGTGCAGCGGTTCCGTTCATGCTCCTTG CCTCCGACACCCTGCAGGAGCTGGTGGAGAGGCTGTCTGGAGTGGACTTCTCCTTCTGCTACTGGCTGCTCATCACCACCCTCGTCCTCACCCCGCTCCTCTGGCTTGGCACGCCCAAAGATTTAGG TGTGGTGACATGGATCGGAGCAGGCTGCATGGTGATCGTCAGCGTCTTGACTCTCGCTGGTTTAGTTCTCAATGCTCCTCAACAGTTTGATCCACCTCCTACAGTTCCATCTTTTGCTACTGTTGCGTATTGCTTCGGGGCCGTGGCCTTTCAG TTTGACATCCACCCAATGATCTTGACGGTACAGATGGACATGCAACACAAGGACAGGCTTCCACTTGCTCTCATCATTGCCTTCATTA TTGGAGTCTGTCTCTTCGGTGGGATCTCTCTTGTAGCCTTCTTCTTCTTCGGCTCCTCGGTCAAGACCAACATCTTGAATAACCTCTCCCCCGGTGTTCTCCTCTACATCAACATGGTGATCGTCTCCGTGCAG ATACTCATGTGTCTTGTACTTGGCATCAATACACTTTTCCAAGACCTGGAGAATTCTCTTCGTATTCCCGATG agtttggtTGGCGGCGCATTTGTCTTCGAACGACAGTGATGCTCCTGGTCCTTTTCCTGTGTGAATCTGTTCCACATTTTGGGGTTGCCATTGAACTGGTTGGTGGACTGCTGGTCACTCCATTTATATTCTTCTTTCCCGCAACATTCCACATTATTATTAAG AAAAAAGCAACTGGCCAACTGGATGTGAAGGATATTGTTTTAGCAGCGAATATAATGTTTTTGGGAGTCGTGGGATGCATTGCTGCAACTACCGATAGCTTTATCAATGTAGCTATATTAAAAGACTTTGCTCCACCGTGTTACATTAACATAACAGCAGCATCAACTTTAACAGAGGGATCAGGATTACCTGGTCCTAAGGTTCCATAA